In the Pseudomonas sp. DTU_2021_1001937_2_SI_NGA_ILE_001 genome, one interval contains:
- the vioA gene encoding dTDP-4-amino-4,6-dideoxy-D-glucose aminotransferase VioA, translating into MSAPIPVTRPLLPPLEEFIPYLEQIWDSHQLTNGGPFHQQLEAALAQYLGVEHLSLFSNGTLALMTAIQALRIKGEVITTPYSFVATTHSLLWNDLTPVFVDIDPHTYNLAPERIEEAITPATTAIMPVHCYGIPCDVDRIQQIADRYGLKVIYDAAHAFGVQHQGESLLRHGDLSVLSFHATKVFNTFEGGAIISPDAKTKQRIDYLKNFGFADEVTVVAPGINGKMSEVNAAFGLVQLRHIDQALLRRQRIDERYREVLASIPGIRIVWESREKHNYAYFPVLVTPEFPISRDALYQRMRDDNILARRYFYPLISTFPMYRGLDSARPDRLPVATELSQQILCLPIFDGLDDAQFDRIIQVIVTASKEN; encoded by the coding sequence ATGAGTGCACCCATTCCTGTCACCCGCCCCCTGCTTCCGCCGCTTGAGGAATTCATTCCCTATCTGGAGCAGATCTGGGACAGCCATCAGCTCACCAATGGCGGCCCCTTTCACCAGCAACTTGAAGCTGCCTTGGCTCAGTATCTGGGGGTCGAACACCTCTCGCTGTTTTCCAACGGCACGCTGGCGCTGATGACGGCGATTCAAGCGCTGCGTATCAAGGGTGAAGTCATCACCACACCCTACTCGTTCGTCGCGACGACTCATTCCCTGCTGTGGAACGATCTGACACCGGTATTCGTGGATATCGATCCGCATACCTACAACCTGGCGCCCGAACGCATCGAAGAAGCGATCACGCCTGCCACTACCGCAATCATGCCGGTGCACTGCTACGGCATTCCCTGCGATGTCGACCGCATCCAACAGATCGCCGACCGTTACGGCCTGAAAGTGATCTATGACGCCGCCCACGCGTTCGGCGTTCAGCATCAGGGCGAAAGCCTGCTGCGCCACGGCGACCTTTCGGTGCTGAGTTTCCACGCCACCAAGGTGTTCAATACCTTCGAAGGCGGGGCGATCATCAGCCCGGACGCCAAGACCAAGCAGCGCATCGACTACCTGAAGAACTTCGGCTTCGCCGACGAGGTCACGGTGGTCGCGCCCGGCATCAACGGCAAGATGAGCGAAGTGAACGCAGCCTTCGGGCTGGTGCAGTTGCGCCACATCGACCAGGCCCTGCTGCGTCGCCAGCGTATCGATGAACGCTATCGCGAGGTGCTGGCCTCGATTCCAGGCATCCGAATCGTCTGGGAGAGCCGCGAAAAACACAACTACGCCTATTTCCCGGTGTTGGTCACCCCTGAATTCCCGATCAGCCGTGATGCGCTTTACCAACGCATGCGTGACGACAATATCCTCGCGCGTCGCTATTTCTATCCACTGATCTCGACCTTCCCGATGTACCGGGGCCTGGATTCGGCAAGGCCCGATCGCCTGCCGGTTGCCACCGAACTGTCACAGCAGATCCTCTGCCTGCCTATTTTCGATGGGCTGGACGATGCCCAGTTCGATCGCATCATCCAGGTCATCGTCACTGCGAGTAAAGAGAACTAA